The following nucleotide sequence is from Oncorhynchus clarkii lewisi isolate Uvic-CL-2024 chromosome 6, UVic_Ocla_1.0, whole genome shotgun sequence.
GAAAGCGTGAGAGGATGCAGGAGTTGAACAAATCCAATTGAGAAAAGGCCACAGTGTGATGAGGAGTGAGTTATTAtgctgctttcaagacaactgggaaccggggaaaaaacaaggtcaaatcatgatgtcagtgatcttcaggtaggGAAGTCGAAGATGTCTGCGTTTTCGAACTTGGAATTCctagttggatgaccattcaaaacaatTTTTCCTAGTCACagcttgtttttttcagagttcccagttgtcttgaaccaTATAGATAGctaaatagaatagaatagatagACAGatgactcatctttgtatctgtgccattatagctctatgacagcatgggcagcaccattgggGCAATCTCTATTTTGAAGTCGTCAATTTTCTTCTTCaggattggctgatccctcccgatgacccggttggacatgactccaacagggtcCCCAAGAGGGATaagccaatgaagttggaagaCCCACCCAGTTgcctacattaaaatggtggaagacctcaatggtgctgcccatgctaatacagccttttggccactagaaaCCTCCACCATTCtctgtcttgaacgcactgaagtcagagatttccgagttcccagttgttttgaacccaGCAAAGGATGATTTCAGAGTTTCTGATTGATATTTTATTTCAGAATGTATTAAAATGAGTTATTCTTGAAATCCCAGCTGTTGTCTTGAACCCACTGAAGTCGCACTTAACGCGATTTCCGAGTTCTTCAGAGTTTCAAGTTTAAAGTGGTCTTGAACGCGACATTGACAACATACGTGTGGCTACTCGTCACTTACGTACCAATCGGAATTTCAACTTCAATCTCTTCCTCGTTGACTCCTTTGAAAAACAGCAGCGTCGATGCTGACTCTTCCTCGGTGACTTCATTCAGAAATCGGATTATTTTCTGCTCTTCTTCTCCATCTCCGCGGCTCAGCAATTCCTCGAAACAACCTGGCTCCGGCAAATAAAAACAGGAATATACCCGGTTTCGGATCCACTCCACCCGCGGGTCGTCGAGGGACATTGTATCCCTCAATTAAGTTACAACAAAGTACTAATGTtagcttttagctagctaacttcgaATGTTGTCGTTTGTTGATGTAGCTAGCTACTTGCAACCAATTGACAGCCTCATGTCACTATGGCAACTGGTCAACTTTCTGTTTCTGTGAGCCATGCGCCCCCTTTGGCGCCCTCCAGTCGCAACATTTGATAGTCTCGCGCGGCGCTTGGGCACTGGTGTCTGGCGCAAAAGTAACGCCACTGACATTAACATTTTCAGTCAAATTCAACTTTATTCAGTCAGCTTTATTCACCTGTTACACTGAAAACATGTTCACCATTATCTGATATAAAATAATTCAGCAAAGCCAAAACAGAGGAATGTATGCATACCACTAATATAAGTATGGAGTTAATGATGCGAATAAATCAAATGTTTACATTCTTTAAAATAAATATGATTAAAATAGACTACATTAGAATAGGTACAAACATTTACAGCAAGCCCTTCAACAAACCACACATATTGTGTAATCAAGGATTAGACGTTAGAGCCATTGCTAATCAGACTTCACATCTAAGAATTAGTGGTCATCATAGTTATAGAAAAGTATTTTCTAACCACTATTTTTACATTACCTAGACATATTCTCAATTGCAGACTCCTTGAGGCCACGCTCCTCgcctcctcaaaacccattggatgagaaagccagaggtcatTCCCCTCTGaacttctcctccaatgggttttgaggatgcgaggagtatgcaattgagattctcccctcATCTCAACTTCACAGCAGCATTTCCCATAGAATCCTGCTTTAGAGGCATCTTTAAGCATCACTAAGATACAGCACATTACTGTTTGATAACACAGCAAGTGAGTTTACAATGAAATGGTGCAAGCTCCCCATTCAAACAATTAGCTCCTCTTCAGAGAGTTTAATACCATCATTAGGACATTTAACCaatatcaacaaaaaaaaaatgaaataaaaaattataactCTTTCTTATTTTTCCATCTTGAAGGTACAATTACCCAACAGCATAAACTACATCCTCCTGCTATGGTGCTACAGGATGGGAatatagtaaaaagctttggagagAATTGATCTCTGCACTGGTCCAGTGCCTGCTTTTCCTGCCTTATTCATAATCAGCGATTGTTGGTGTCATTAAATGATGTCTTGAGCTATACTTTTCATTTCCATCCATGGAATGGGCAGTTTAAGGAGTAGTCTTCCACAAAGCGATGGAGGCATAGGAAACACAtcttaatttaatataattttGTCAGCATTCAGCACAACACGGTATGCAAACTTTCAAGAGTGATGCACCACTTTTTGTAAGCCTGTCGTAGTCATTCAAATGTTAATTTCTCATTCAAACTTTATCACtctataaaataaaatgtaaaatcaTCCAAAAATACTTTTCATTTACAAACATGACTGAAGGAGGCTTTTCCTTGCAAAGTTTTGGTAACCCAGAATTTCATTCAATTGAAAATAGAGCATGATACACTGAGATTTGGTTGTACTTACGTAAGGCAATCAGTCAGTGCAACAAATAGTAGAAAAAAACAACTATGAAATTGGACTGTATGTCGATGAGGCTCATTAGAAGCCCGGGTACCAATatgtttgtgccatcatgccactCCTTGTCATTTAGGagtggcatgatggcacaaaccGACTAGTACCTAGGCTAGCTATATAGCACTGGATCCTGCTGGCACATTGTGGCAGTTTGCCTCTGGGAGGGCAGAAGCATTGTTTGTCCCATTCACAGCAAGCCATCATGCTCAAAGCTAGAGGGCAGGAGGGAGAAGGCAAAGGGAACAAACTTGATTCCAGTCCCAGTGTAGAACTTATTTTGGAACTCCACCCTATTGAGAGAGAACAGAGTTCACTGAATATAGAGTAAGCATTAATAAAAGCATTATAAAGGCATGATGTGTTGAATTTTTACACATATTTCCTGTCCTTCACTCAATTCTGCAAGTATAGAGAGTAACTAACCAGTGCAGCCTGAGAGCATGGAGGAAGGCAGACAGTCCCTCCATAACCAGGAGGATAGACACAGTGAGCACAGCAAATATCCCAAACACTGGCACCAGAAACATGATGCCCAGGCTGGTGTCCATCCGCAGGCCCAACCGCATCACCATGGACCACAGCACCTCCGACAGCTCTGGGGGAGCAGGGACAAACAAACACCGTCACATCTCTGATTGATTCATTTGATTTAATAATTTAAAAGAAGGTTGCTCCAGTCAGAGAACATTACATACATAAATAATGATCCTCTCTCAATATAaaatgcaatttaaatgtttatccTTCAAAGGTTAATACAAATAATAAACATTTGATGTGGTGTGTTGATACTCACGGGCATGTGCCAGACTCAGAGCCCAGAGGCGCAGGTAGGAGGCTGTGTTGGAGATGCAGCCCAGGCAGTACTCTATGGTGTGAATAGACTGGTGCAGGAACATGTCCCCAAAGTCAAACTGTAAAACACAACAAGGACCTGTTACTTTCGGGACCCATAGTGTACTGATGCCTGAATGAGAGGCTAGTGGGGGGTGGTGACTGTGCTGTCATCAGCTAACCTCCTCTttctgctgctctctgctggtgGAGAGGTCACTGGGGACACTGCCCTCCTCCATGTCATTTGCCCTCATCAAAGAGAGCTCCTCCTCGCTGTGCCGCCGCACACGCTCATAACCCTgttgacacacaccacacacactctgcaTGTTAAAACCGGAGCGCACTCCTATaaacagactacacacacacaccaccatagaCTATGTTACAACCAGAACACAGACTCATATATGGACACACTACCCACACATGCTTATGACTCGTAGCTCAGCTAGAGCTACAAACTCAAATTCTCACCCTGTACATTCCAATGCGGTTGGCTCCTCCGTTGTGTAGCCAGTAGAGGTAGACTGGTTTCCCCAGCAGTAAGACAGGCACCGATAGTAGAGCAATGACCACCAGGAACACCTGCAGCCCAACctacagtaggagagggaaagaacAGACAGGTCTGTTACAGTCTCACTGAAGTAGCTTCAGAGCGGGTTGTGCTTGTATACATGTCTTCACTGAGCGAGTGGTCCTTCACAAGTAAGGGTTTTAGTGAGAAGTCCCAGTTCTATATGCATATTCAGCgagtgtgtcccaaatagcacactattccctatagtgcatatagggaataggatgtcattttGGAGACAACCACTGTGTGAACACACATGTACCTGTCCTGGGAAGAGGGGTGGCACCCCGCCCCCCTGCATGAGGAACATGTTGATGAAGTGGATGAGGATGCTGGGGGCCATCTGGGAGTCGCGTGCAGAGAAGGCCAGCCACTTGTAGATGATCATGAAGACCAGGTAGCCAAACAGGCACAGCAGGAACAGCAGCTCCGGGAGGAGTACCAAGTACAGGTTGAACTTTTTCCTAAAATGCCtacacagatagacacagacaaCAGAGCTATAAAGTGCTTTCATAGACACACAGAAGGCTGCAAAGTGTGGGGGGAGTGTGTGCTGTAACTCACAGGTGGTTGAAGATACCTAGGATGACCCCGAAGCTCATGTGACTGATACCAACGATCACAGACATCTTCATCTTGTAGGAGTTCAGAAAGGTCAGACGATTTGACGCCAAGTTCCAAATCTACACATTGGAAGAAACAAGGAAAATAACCACATCAGGTTGAGGTATGGACAGACTACATCACAGTCAGACTGATGCGATTGTTAACAAAACATTGAAATGACAATGAGTAATGATCCATGACTTACTTTATTGGACCTGGTTGGTGAAAGGCAAATGTGTACGGTTAAGAAGAGACAGGGAATAACTTATGTGTGTAGCAAACATAGAGACAAGACAAAGAAGTTTGTGACCATGAATCATAAAGCCATGTACTTACCGGGTCAATGCCCAAAGGGTAGGGTCCATTGAAAACCCCAGGGACATTGGGATCAAGGGTCAGAAAGGCATTGGTGCGGAGTGTGGAATCCCTTTTAAAGAAAATACAAAAGTGAACAATTAAAAGAACAAGCTATCAGGTGATGTAATCTTTAATGTTGCATACATCTTTGCAATTGTTATACTTAATTTGACTTGTAATTAATATATAATTGAAAAACCAGTATGGCCAATCAGTGATAGGACATCAAAAACCAAAACATATTGGCATTGAGTTGTGATCATGTGGACTTTCACCCTGACCTAATCATCTCTGTAATCTCAGGAACAGATCTTACAGTACAgaacatattacagtacagtacttacCAAGTCCAATTTCCAGATTTAAACATGGCATTGACGCTCCAGCCCGAGCCAAAGATGTTAAGAGACTTGGAGAAGCAGTCGTTGTAGATGAGTCCGGTATAGACCGAGAACAAGCCCATCATAAGGATGATGTAACGGCCCTCGAAGAATGTGTTCCAGATCTGAGCATACAAATACACCATTGTCAACATAGGGGGAAACATCCAGCTAACCACAACATTTACTGTTTGCTTATTACTCATTTAGGTTATTTAGACCAGAAACAATTTCCCCACACAACCGGGtagcatcccaaacggcaccctattccctatgtagtgcactacttttggccaaatCCCCATggcctctggtcaaaactagtgcactacatagggaatagggtggcatttgggacgtaCACACTGACAGCCTCTCCTCTGCCCCTTTCACCTCGTTCCTGGTGCGTTTCAGTTTGCGATTGTCCTCATACAGCACCATCCAGAGAGCAAACAGAGCCATGATCACACCATGGCCCAGGTCTCCAAACATCACAGCAAACAGGAAGGGGAAGGTGATGATTGTGTAAGGAGCTGTTAGACACAACAGACAATACATCATAATTACTCCATATACACATTCAACTATCAATAAAGTGTaaaactttattgtccatccTTGTTAGGAGTGAACATGTGTCTGTGGCTACAGGCATGTGGCTCATAGAAATAGCAAACAAACAGAAAACATAAAAGCAGTAGGCCTAATGATAGCATGTGATTTAATCCTAAATGTAGTAATCAGCGGTCATTGGCTAGCGAGGGTGTACTGTACCTGGGTTAACCTCTCTATAGTTGCCCACTCCATAGGCCTCCACTATGTTCTGGAAGCCTGATGTGAACTTGTTGGTCCTTATTAGGGTTGGTGGAGTGTCATTGCTGGGAATACGGTTGACAAAAGAAGGCACCGTGGCTCCACTTTTCCTCTGTAAAGGTAAGACAATAATGTCAAGACAGTGGCTTTTCAGACTGGGATTATTGCAATGTTAGCCTTATTAAGGTTGAATGGAGATTGAGTGATGGCAACCCAATTATTTGAGACATCATTTGTTTTCTCCAAATGGAGACAGAATCCTAACATCAAACAGTTAGTTCAAATATTTTAGACCATTCAAGACTGTTCAAATACATTGACCATTTAAGCCTCGTATTTAGAAGAATCCTTTAAGCCTTTTAAAAGGACTGGCAGAACCTTTGCATGGACTGCTGTCATTGAACTGAATGTGACCTTATGTTATGTACGTCGTTAGCCAGTGTAATGTAATAATGGACAGAATCCCTGGTAGCCCTCAATTGGGGCCCAACAGGACCCACGACTAGACTAGTTTAATAAATTAaaccagagccatgtatttagagtTGGGCAATTGAGGTTTCTGCATTATTatgcatttacatgacactacaacattctatggcagccatgttagcgcCTCATTAACATTACAGTACATGGACAATAATGTCTAGAATAAGCATTATGAAGCATTTACATGACACTTCAAaattctatggcagccatgttatcGCGTATAAACATTACATGGAATATTAAAATAATGCTATGTAACTGAATGTCTAGAATTATAACAATATTCACAATTCAAAAagttggcccaactctctaaataGCTGGATCTGTCTTAAATGATCAGAGGTGGTCAAGACGAGAACAATTTCCATTTTTCTACCACAACCAAAACCCCATTATTAAAGCAGGTCATGCTGACTGGGTGTGTGACTGTTGGTTTAGCCAAATACTGAACAAAGTGTAGTTAGAAGGTGGGGTCACAAACAATGACAATACAATCCAAAACAATAAAATAGTTAAGCCCAACGATGACATTACACAGGGAGCCATTGTAACAGGGAGCTGACTCACCGAGCCTTCCTCTAATGCCCTCCGCAGGATGGGCAGATCGTTGACAGGGCACCACACCTCGGCTATCAGACACTTGTTGGTGACGTCAAAGCTACACAGGTTGAGGATGTGGTAGATGGCCTTCATCTTCTTAACCTGGATGACCCAGGTGTAGACGGACTCAGAGGCCTTGTTCAAGACTTGTCTCAGGTAGTCCTCTGTCCTGTGGAGTACCTGGTGGAAGCCGGGGGTTGAGGTGGGGGGGTATTAGTATGACATTTTAACAAATGGAAGGGATTTCACATTCATTCAGAAAATCAAAAGGGTGTGTAGAATTGACTTAGGCTCGTTGAGCGCAGCCTCCACTGAGTGCAAGGGCCCATAGCTTGTTTGGGTATTGAAGCAAAGGTATTTTTGTCACGAGACACAGTTGGGTAAATGATGAATGAATGTCTAAGAATGTTGTGTGAGGGCTAGAGAAAATGCAATGAACATGCCAGGGAGGGAATTTGAGTGTGTGTGCTTTAAGTTCTGGAATGTGCGTGTGTTCGcatgagggaggaagggaggagggagagtcaGCCTTCAGTTGAGACCTCATGGAGATCACGTGCTGGGACCAGAGGTTAATTTAGTTCTTTTTTTCTTCAGAGGTAGAACTTCCAAAACGATTGATCTGAACAGTCTTCCAGACTGCAAGGCACAAGCAGAGTCAAGTGACCCCAGAGTGGTCACGCTCTGGCGCCTGAGTGAGAgcactctccctctcgctcctaaACCTCTACCCCTCACACTCCATTCTGCTTCTTTCCAAGAAGTTATAATCTTCGCCGTAGCCGGAAGCACAAGGCCCATTCTTTAAGGGAtactgttttaatgtcaccactggcctgcatctttgtagtgactgtatATCTCGGT
It contains:
- the LOC139410966 gene encoding V-type proton ATPase 116 kDa subunit a 2-like, producing the protein MGSLFRSEEMCLTQLFLQSGSAYDCISELGEMGMVEFRDLNPSVNLFQRKFVTELKRCEEMERILGYLLREIKRADIPLPEGEVNPVAPLPKHVLVIMEQLQRLEVELSEVTRNKEKLQKNLLELTEYTHMLRITRNFVHRSAECEPPQVQYEEFPFLEKDSMMDYSSMQRLGAKLGFISGLIQRRKIEAFERMLWRVCKGYTILSYSEIDEYLEDPDTGEPTKSVVFLISYWGEQIGQKVKKICDCYHCHVYPYPNSNEERNDVVEGLRTRIQDLHTVLHRTEDYLRQVLNKASESVYTWVIQVKKMKAIYHILNLCSFDVTNKCLIAEVWCPVNDLPILRRALEEGSRKSGATVPSFVNRIPSNDTPPTLIRTNKFTSGFQNIVEAYGVGNYREVNPAPYTIITFPFLFAVMFGDLGHGVIMALFALWMVLYEDNRKLKRTRNEIWNTFFEGRYIILMMGLFSVYTGLIYNDCFSKSLNIFGSGWSVNAMFKSGNWTWDSTLRTNAFLTLDPNVPGVFNGPYPLGIDPIWNLASNRLTFLNSYKMKMSVIVGISHMSFGVILGIFNHLHFRKKFNLYLVLLPELLFLLCLFGYLVFMIIYKWLAFSARDSQMAPSILIHFINMFLMQGGGVPPLFPGQVGLQVFLVVIALLSVPVLLLGKPVYLYWLHNGGANRIGMYRGYERVRRHSEEELSLMRANDMEEGSVPSDLSTSREQQKEEFDFGDMFLHQSIHTIEYCLGCISNTASYLRLWALSLAHAQLSEVLWSMVMRLGLRMDTSLGIMFLVPVFGIFAVLTVSILLVMEGLSAFLHALRLHWVEFQNKFYTGTGIKFVPFAFSLLPSSFEHDGLL